In Acidobacteriota bacterium, the genomic stretch CCTCAGCTACGAGGTGTCGCTGCTCTGGCATGCTCTCCACTCGGAGGTTCCCAACCTGGGAATCCGTCTCCCCTCCTTCACCGCGTCCCTGGCCGTGACGCTGCTCTTCGTTCTGGTGGTCTTCGGCGTCTCCCTGTGGCTGGTCCGCCGGCCCGGGCTGCGGGGCCTGGCCTGATGAACATTTCGGACCTGCCGGCGCTCAATGCAGGTCTCAACGCCCTCAGCGGCACTTTGTTGGGGGTGGGGTATGCCATGATTCGCCGGGGCCGGGTGAGGGCGCACAAGGCTTTCATGCTGGCCGCGGTAGGCGTCTCGACGCTGTTTCTGGTCTCCTATGTCATCTACCACTATCACGCCGGGTCCACCCGGTTTCCCGGGACGGGCTGGATCCGGACCCTGTATCTGTCGATTCTGGTGACCCACGCGGTACTGGCGGCGGCGGTGATCCCGCTGGCGGCCGTAACCCTGGTCCGGGCGTGGCGGGAGGATTTCCCGTCCCACCGGCGCATCGCACGCTGGACGCTGCCCATCTGGTTCTACGTCTCCGTCACCGGCGTGATCATCTACGTCATGCTCTATCATCTCTATGCCCGATAAGGGATCCGGCGCCGGCAAAGTTTCCCTGAAGACCCATCTTCTCGTGTTCGCTTCCCTGTTGGCCCTCGTCCTGGTTCCGGGAATGTTCTGGCACGATGTCTGGTTCGGACGCGCCCTCGACGACGCCGAGCTGGAGGCGTATCTCAACGACGAGACCAGTGCCAGGCGGATGCAGCATGGATTGGCCCAATTGGGAGAAAGGATGGGCAGAGGGGACCCGGAAGCGCGGAGATGGTACCCGAGGGTGATGGAGTTGGCGGGACATGACCAGCCGGAAATCCGGAACCTCTCCGCCTGGCTCATGGGACAGGATGCCTCGGCGGAGGCCTTCCGTCTGAGCTTGGGTGAGCTTCTGAAAGACTCCAACCCCCTGGTTCGCCGGAACGCCGCCCTTTCCCTGGTCCGTTTCGGCGATGGCCGGGGACGGCCCGAGTTGCGGTCCATGCTCCGGCCCTGGGTCGTGGAGAGTCCCCGGGCGGGACAACTCCGTCTGCTGGTGGAGGCGGACGACGAGATCCGAAGCGGTTCCCCGGTGGCGGAAATCGAACAGGGGGAGGTGTCCGTGGCGGTCCAGGTCCCCGTTGCCGGCACGGCGGCGAGTCTGGTCGAGGATGGACGGCGGGTCGATGCGGGCGCCGAATTGATGGTCTTGTTGCCGGATCCGGTGCACCTCTGGGAGGCGCTCCGGGCCCTCTATCTGGTGGGAACGGAGGAGGATCTGGAGCTGATCGAGCTCTATCTGGGCGCCGGCGAGGAGAACGAGAGCATTCGCAGCCAGGCGCACCTGACCCGCGAAGCCATTCTCAAGAGGTCAATCCATCGGGAGGAAAAGATACCTGAGAGCGGGACGGGGGATCAGAAGGGCAGCGACCCGTGACTGCCTTCGTAGCTCTTGATCGCCACCATGTCGATGGCGTCCCAGGGACATCCGTCCAGGAAGGTTCCTTCCGGGCCCTTGCTGGTGCAGAGCTTGCAGCCGATGCAGAGCAGGGGATCGACCTCGATCCGGCCGAAGGGGGGATGGTCGTCGTCCGGGATCCAGATCATGCAGTTCTCGATGGGGCAGTAGTCCACGCAGGCCGGCGAACCGGAACAGCCGGTGCAACAGTCGTTGATGACGGCAACCAGCGCCGGCTTCCGCTTCCGCTTGTCGTTGCGCTTGACGGTGCTGCTGTCTTTCAGAGCGTCGACTTGCATGTCGAAACCATTATCTCATTTGGCCCGGCGGCGTTTCAACGGCCGGCGCCGTTTCGCCGGACGGCGGCGTTTCACCCTGGGCCTGGCCTTGGGGGGAGGCGCCACGTCGGGACCGAACCAGGCGACCTCGTAGTCGGGGAATGCCGCTTTGAAGGTCTGAGCCAGGGATTCGCGATCCGGGTCCGCGCCATATGCCGTGTTCTTGCCGAATAGAGTGAGAGTCCCGTAGTAGGGATTGCGTGCCAGCGATCCTCCGCCCTGAACCGTGAACTCTCCGCCCGCCTCCAGGAAACCCGAGTCCTCCAGGTCCTGCAGGGTCCAGCGGATCAGGGCCTCTTCGCTGTCCACGCCGGAACTGATGTAGTTGGAGGCCCGGGCAATCCTTTTGGTCGCCCCTTCCAACTGCAGGGAGAAGACCAGATACTGGAAGACGACACCGTCGCCCAGCAATTCGACGTCGCGGATCTGCTCCAGCGCCATCGCAAATCGTCCTAAATGGCGATCATTGCGATCGCCATGCCGGCCAGGAGCAACACGACCCCACCCCGGTGCGCCAGGGTGGCGAGGCGGCCGGTTCTGCTCGACCAGCCCACCACGGTCATGATCAACGTGCCTGCCAACAAAAGTCCCAAACTCAACCAGATCACTTCGGTTCCTCTCCCGTTCCGTTCGCCCAATTGGTATAGATCTTTCCGCCCCAATTGTCAAAGAAAGCTCCCCTAAAGAACGGCGAGCGGGGTCGCACGGGACCAGCCGGGGAGAAGCACCGTCGCCGGCTAGACGGCCCGCTTGGCACGGCGCTTGCGTCGAACGGCGCGGGCGCGAATCGGGGCTTGGTGTTTGAGCTTCGGTTGAACGACATTCGTGTCCTGTTGATACCGGGCCTTCGTCGCTGCATAGATTTGATTCCAGCAGGAGGAACAGGTGTCCAGGTGCAGGAGGAATTCCAGCTTGTCATCCAGGTTCAGGGTGTTGCCCAGGAAGCCCGAGATTCGCTTCCGGTCGCACCCGCCAAAGGTGTTCATGATCGTCTCCTATTGTTGTTGGTGAAATTGGCGGAAAGTCGCCTTTGTCCTGCGGTTCAATAACAAAGACAACATTTGGACCCAAATGGTTTCAAAGAATTTTGCAACGGGACCGGCGGGCCGGGACAAATTGCACGCGGAAAACGGGGTCTGATATCGTGAGCCGGCCATGATCAACGCCACCCAGATCCGAAAAGGAATGATCATCATCCATCTGAACGAGCCCCACCGCGTGCGTGAGTCCAAACACCGGGCGCCCGGCAAGGGGGCCGCTTTTGTCCGGGTCCTGCTGAAGAATCTACGGACCGGAGCTTCGTACGAACATCGCTTCGCCTCCGGAGAAGCCGTGGACCGGGCGACGCTGGACCACCGCGAAATGGAGTTCCTCTACCGGGACGGGAACGTCTGCCATTTCATGGACACAGAAAACTATGAGCAGATCGGACTGGACCGCGAGGCGTTGGCCGAAAGCTGGGACTATCTCAAGGAGGGCCAGACCATCACGGTGGAATTCTTCGACGGCAACCCCATCGGCGTGGAGCTTCCCTCCACAGTCGAGTTGAAGGTAGTGGAGACGGAAGCCGAACTCAGGGGAGCCACCGCCAGCAACTCGCCGAAACCGGCCAAGCTGGAGACCGGCGTCACGGTCCAAGTGCCGCCATTCATCCGCGTGGGCGAGTTGATCCGCGTCGACCCTTCCCAAGGCCGTTACATCGAACGCGCCCGGTAGGAGGGGGGACTATTAGTCCCCCCGTCTTCTCTTTTGTCATCAGGAAGCGTACAGGGGGGACTCCGTCCCCCCTAACCCCCCCTGGTCGGCGGTTGGAAACCGCCGCTCCCTCGCAACCGGGTCAGTCCCCCGGAGTAAATTGAACCCGTGGGAGAGGTTGTCATTTGTCATGGACCCGCCGCGCGGGACCGGTCGCGGCGGCTGCTTGAGGAGCGCCTTCGGAAGTCCCGGGGCCGCCCGCCCGAGTACCTCTACATCGTCTCCTCCCGTTGGCGAAAACAGCAGTTGGCGGGAGAGTTTCTGCAGGCAAACCCCCGCACCTTCGAAATCCCGATCCTCACGTTTCAGGACTTGGTCGCCGCCCTCTTCCGGGAGATCGGATCCGGCCGGAGAGTGGTTTCGGAGACCGGCCGGAGATGTCTGTTGGAGGCGGTCCTGGAGGAGCAACTCCCGGCACCCGGAGGGAACGGCGAAGAGCCACCCGTATCTCTTTCCGAGGCGGGGGCCTGGGTGACGACGCTCAAGGGCCGGGGCCTGACCAGCGAGCCGCTGATTCGCCTTCATCTTCAGCGGGAGGACCGCGACCCGGAGGAAGCGAGCCGGTTGATCCGGGTCTTTCTCGCCTACCAAAAGAAGCTGGAGGAGCAGGGATGGGAAGACGCGGCGGGAGTCCGACTGAGCCTTTATGAGGCTCTGTTGACCGGTTCGCTCGACTGCCGCGATCGTTTTCCCCGCGTCGGAGAGATCCTCTTCGAGGGGCTCATCGCCCGAACGCCGGTAGAGAAGGGGCTGGTGCGCCTGCTGGCGGATCAGGTGGGGAAGGCCGTCTTCTCATTGGATCTGGAGTCGTCCGAGGAAGAAACGCGGCCCCTCGCGCTTCCGGTGTCCACGGTCAGGGAATGCTGGGAGGGGACGAACCCGGTGTGGCGTTTCCAGGCCGCGGACGAGACGGTTTCCCAAGTTCGCTTCTGCCGGCCGGAGCACCGGGAAGCGGAGATCCGGACGGTGGCCCGGGAAATTCAGGAACTCAAGACCCGGGAGCCCCGGCTCCGGTGGTCCCGGATGGGTGTCGTCTGTCCCCGCGACGAGAGCTACCTGCTGCTTTTGAGGGAGATCTTTACCCGGCTGGAGATTCCCTGGCTGAATCTGCATGGAGACGCCGTGGGGTCCACCTACGCATTTGGAGTCCTGACCGGATACGTGGAGCTGTTGTGGCGCGACTTTCGGCGGGACGACCTGTTCGATCTCCTCTCGTCCCCGTGGATCCATCCGGACGGGCTCTCGCCGGATCGAGTTCGGCTCCTGGAGCAACTGGCCTGTCAGGGCGGCTTTCGGGGCGGCGGAGAAGTGTGGGCAGATGCGTTCCCGGAGTGGATCGAGGGGAAACCGTCCCCGTCTTCGGAGGATTCGCATTCGGTCCTGGAGGGTTGCGCGGAGGCTTTTCGGGAGTGGGTC encodes the following:
- a CDS encoding DUF420 domain-containing protein; translated protein: MNISDLPALNAGLNALSGTLLGVGYAMIRRGRVRAHKAFMLAAVGVSTLFLVSYVIYHYHAGSTRFPGTGWIRTLYLSILVTHAVLAAAVIPLAAVTLVRAWREDFPSHRRIARWTLPIWFYVSVTGVIIYVMLYHLYAR
- a CDS encoding 4Fe-4S dicluster domain-containing protein, with the translated sequence MQVDALKDSSTVKRNDKRKRKPALVAVINDCCTGCSGSPACVDYCPIENCMIWIPDDDHPPFGRIEVDPLLCIGCKLCTSKGPEGTFLDGCPWDAIDMVAIKSYEGSHGSLPF
- a CDS encoding zf-HC2 domain-containing protein, yielding MNTFGGCDRKRISGFLGNTLNLDDKLEFLLHLDTCSSCWNQIYAATKARYQQDTNVVQPKLKHQAPIRARAVRRKRRAKRAV
- the efp gene encoding elongation factor P; translation: MINATQIRKGMIIIHLNEPHRVRESKHRAPGKGAAFVRVLLKNLRTGASYEHRFASGEAVDRATLDHREMEFLYRDGNVCHFMDTENYEQIGLDREALAESWDYLKEGQTITVEFFDGNPIGVELPSTVELKVVETEAELRGATASNSPKPAKLETGVTVQVPPFIRVGELIRVDPSQGRYIERAR